In Oryza sativa Japonica Group chromosome 3, ASM3414082v1, one DNA window encodes the following:
- the LOC4333647 gene encoding uncharacterized protein isoform X1 has product MRSGPGSKVPDSRTRRAASDEDQERPSLPPSLEPGMSTMPPSSSAPCGSPACGGTSMEEPSREELPAPSSRASPSQSLPAVTEAPPTYWFARPRRADSMTMSYDPQATESKQSELDLPLSTPQSQFNDSSIASEEKQWEVAQDQQDSDSSADSSPLREPQAPLVPILRTPSGEVVYGITDDPVAAQAYHWAYRKYEEKLARQEQLPTLRSSSCASSCTTECYSPKQKKIFLNASKSVVSLSAYHDGTEINQCTGIVVEWDDVKKTAIILTSAWIICTKKPFDDWSYKDYAPEAKVIVRIPDDTASDCRLLYFSKHFDIAFFETMGELTLPIVPLKPDLEYGQNLCVLARDNKTDLICTTVRVKYVDPYEYQHNHYLFIDGSIPKCGTGGALADFSGNIVGMLFCTLPIVAFIPSSLILTCMRLWRNFGQLVRPQLGLKLRTVDFLEMAHIELLSRKYNIASGLIVREVFSQCAAEKHGIRVGDVILSCQGENISNVTQLEDILLGVGERHLEKGNDSGSKVDVEVGVFHVRKCSRRLVTLTVELSDGIEVFH; this is encoded by the exons ATGAGATCGGGACCAGGATCCAAGGTGCCGGATTCCAGGACTAGAAGAGCGGCGAGCGACGAGGACCAGGAGAGGCCTTCGTTGCCCCCTTCGCTGGAGCCAGGTATGTCTACCatgccaccgtcgtcgtctGCGCCATGCGGGTCGCCGGCTTGTGGAGGCACTAGCATGGAGGAGCCAAGCCGGGAGGAACTCCCTGCTCCATCATCGCGGGCGTCGCCGTCGCAAAGCCTCCCCGCTGTTACGGAGGCTCCTCCGACATACTGGTTCGCTCGCCCTCGTAGAGCCGATTCCATGACAATGTCATATGATCCACAGGCAACTGAGTCCAAACAATCAGAATTGGATCTACCACTTTCAACACCTCAATCGCAATTCAACGACTCCTCCATAGCTTCAGAGGAGAAGCAGTGGGAGGTAGCACAAGATCAGCAAGACTCGGATTCCTCTGCAGATAGCTCTCCACTTCGTGAACCGCAGGCCCCACTCGTGCCTATCTTGAGAACTCCTTCCGGTGAGGTGGTGTATGGCATTACTGATGATCCAGTAGCTGCACAAGCTTATCACTGGGCCTATCGCAAGTACGAGGAGAAACTAG CTCGTCAGGAACAATTACCGACACTAAGGTCATCATCTTGTGCTTCCTCTTGTACTACGGAATGTTATAGCCCCAAGCAGAAGAAAATATTCCTAAATGCTTCCAAATCTGTTGTGAGCCTTTCAGCTTATCACG ATGGTACGGAGATTAACCAATGTACTGGTATTGTTGTTGAGTGGGATGATGTAAAAAAAACTGCTATAATTCTCACTTCTGCTTGGATTATTTGCACAAAGAAACCCTTCGATGATTGGTCATACAAGGATTATGCTCCTGAGGCTAAG GTTATTGTTCGCATACCGGATGACACAGCCTCAGATTGTCGCTTGCTGTACTTCAGCAAGCATTTCGATATTGCCTTCTTTGAAACTATGGGAGAGTTGACTCTACCAATTGTACCGTTGAAACCTGATTTGGAGTATGGCCAGAATTTGTGTGTGCTAGCTAGAGATAATAAAACAGATTTGATTTGCACTACAGTCAGAGTGAAATACGTGGATCCTTATGAGTATCAGCACAATCACTATTTGTTCATAGATGGTTCCATTCCTAAG TGTGGTACTGGAGGTGCATTGGCAGATTTTAGTGGAAACATTGTGGGGATGTTATTCTGCACGTTACCTATTGTTGCTTTCATACCAAGCTCTCTAATCCTTACGTGTATGAGATTGTGGAGAAATTTTGG GCAACTTGTTCGACCTCAGCTTGGCTTGAAGTTAAGAACAGTGGATTTTCTAGAAATGGCGCATATTGAGCTATTGTCCCGTAAATACAACATTGCCTCTGGTCTTATTGTAAGAGAG GTTTTTTCTCAGTGTGCTGCTGAGAAACATGGCATTCGAGTTGGTGATGTTATTCTCTCATGCCAAGGAGAGAACATTTCAAATGTAACTCAG ttgGAAGATATACTGTTGGGTGTTGGTGAGAGACACCTTGAGAAGGGTAATGACTCGGGCTCTAAAGTTGATGTTGAG GTTGGTGTATTTCATGTACGTAAATGTTCTAGAAGACTTGTCACTTTGACAGTAGAGTTGTCCGATGGTATTGAAGTCTTTCACTAA
- the LOC4333647 gene encoding uncharacterized protein isoform X2, with translation MRSGPGSKVPDSRTRRAASDEDQERPSLPPSLEPGMSTMPPSSSAPCGSPACGGTSMEEPSREELPAPSSRASPSQSLPAVTEAPPTYWFARPRRADSMTMSYDPQATESKQSELDLPLSTPQSQFNDSSIASEEKQWEVAQDQQDSDSSADSSPLREPQAPLVPILRTPSGEVVYGITDDPVAAQAYHWAYRKYEEKLARQEQLPTLRSSSCASSCTTECYSPKQKKIFLNASKSVVSLSAYHDGTEINQCTGIVVEWDDVKKTAIILTSAWIICTKKPFDDWSYKDYAPEAKVIVRIPDDTASDCRLLYFSKHFDIAFFETMGELTLPIVPLKPDLEYGQNLCVLARDNKTDLICTTVRVKYVDPYEYQHNHYLFIDGSIPKCGTGGALADFSGNIVGMLFCTLPIVAFIPSSLILTCMRLWRNFGQLVRPQLGLKLRTVDFLEMAHIELLSRKYNIASGLIVRECAAEKHGIRVGDVILSCQGENISNVTQLEDILLGVGERHLEKGNDSGSKVDVEVGVFHVRKCSRRLVTLTVELSDGIEVFH, from the exons ATGAGATCGGGACCAGGATCCAAGGTGCCGGATTCCAGGACTAGAAGAGCGGCGAGCGACGAGGACCAGGAGAGGCCTTCGTTGCCCCCTTCGCTGGAGCCAGGTATGTCTACCatgccaccgtcgtcgtctGCGCCATGCGGGTCGCCGGCTTGTGGAGGCACTAGCATGGAGGAGCCAAGCCGGGAGGAACTCCCTGCTCCATCATCGCGGGCGTCGCCGTCGCAAAGCCTCCCCGCTGTTACGGAGGCTCCTCCGACATACTGGTTCGCTCGCCCTCGTAGAGCCGATTCCATGACAATGTCATATGATCCACAGGCAACTGAGTCCAAACAATCAGAATTGGATCTACCACTTTCAACACCTCAATCGCAATTCAACGACTCCTCCATAGCTTCAGAGGAGAAGCAGTGGGAGGTAGCACAAGATCAGCAAGACTCGGATTCCTCTGCAGATAGCTCTCCACTTCGTGAACCGCAGGCCCCACTCGTGCCTATCTTGAGAACTCCTTCCGGTGAGGTGGTGTATGGCATTACTGATGATCCAGTAGCTGCACAAGCTTATCACTGGGCCTATCGCAAGTACGAGGAGAAACTAG CTCGTCAGGAACAATTACCGACACTAAGGTCATCATCTTGTGCTTCCTCTTGTACTACGGAATGTTATAGCCCCAAGCAGAAGAAAATATTCCTAAATGCTTCCAAATCTGTTGTGAGCCTTTCAGCTTATCACG ATGGTACGGAGATTAACCAATGTACTGGTATTGTTGTTGAGTGGGATGATGTAAAAAAAACTGCTATAATTCTCACTTCTGCTTGGATTATTTGCACAAAGAAACCCTTCGATGATTGGTCATACAAGGATTATGCTCCTGAGGCTAAG GTTATTGTTCGCATACCGGATGACACAGCCTCAGATTGTCGCTTGCTGTACTTCAGCAAGCATTTCGATATTGCCTTCTTTGAAACTATGGGAGAGTTGACTCTACCAATTGTACCGTTGAAACCTGATTTGGAGTATGGCCAGAATTTGTGTGTGCTAGCTAGAGATAATAAAACAGATTTGATTTGCACTACAGTCAGAGTGAAATACGTGGATCCTTATGAGTATCAGCACAATCACTATTTGTTCATAGATGGTTCCATTCCTAAG TGTGGTACTGGAGGTGCATTGGCAGATTTTAGTGGAAACATTGTGGGGATGTTATTCTGCACGTTACCTATTGTTGCTTTCATACCAAGCTCTCTAATCCTTACGTGTATGAGATTGTGGAGAAATTTTGG GCAACTTGTTCGACCTCAGCTTGGCTTGAAGTTAAGAACAGTGGATTTTCTAGAAATGGCGCATATTGAGCTATTGTCCCGTAAATACAACATTGCCTCTGGTCTTATTGTAAGAGAG TGTGCTGCTGAGAAACATGGCATTCGAGTTGGTGATGTTATTCTCTCATGCCAAGGAGAGAACATTTCAAATGTAACTCAG ttgGAAGATATACTGTTGGGTGTTGGTGAGAGACACCTTGAGAAGGGTAATGACTCGGGCTCTAAAGTTGATGTTGAG GTTGGTGTATTTCATGTACGTAAATGTTCTAGAAGACTTGTCACTTTGACAGTAGAGTTGTCCGATGGTATTGAAGTCTTTCACTAA
- the LOC4333647 gene encoding uncharacterized protein isoform X3, with protein MRSGPGSKVPDSRTRRAASDEDQERPSLPPSLEPGMSTMPPSSSAPCGSPACGGTSMEEPSREELPAPSSRASPSQSLPAVTEAPPTYWFARPRRADSMTMSYDPQATESKQSELDLPLSTPQSQFNDSSIASEEKQWEVAQDQQDSDSSADSSPLREPQAPLVPILRTPSGEVVYGITDDPVAAQAYHWAYRKYEEKLARQEQLPTLRSSSCASSCTTECYSPKQKKIFLNASKSVVSLSAYHDGTEINQCTGIVVEWDDVKKTAIILTSAWIICTKKPFDDWSYKDYAPEAKCGTGGALADFSGNIVGMLFCTLPIVAFIPSSLILTCMRLWRNFGQLVRPQLGLKLRTVDFLEMAHIELLSRKYNIASGLIVREVFSQCAAEKHGIRVGDVILSCQGENISNVTQLEDILLGVGERHLEKGNDSGSKVDVEVGVFHVRKCSRRLVTLTVELSDGIEVFH; from the exons ATGAGATCGGGACCAGGATCCAAGGTGCCGGATTCCAGGACTAGAAGAGCGGCGAGCGACGAGGACCAGGAGAGGCCTTCGTTGCCCCCTTCGCTGGAGCCAGGTATGTCTACCatgccaccgtcgtcgtctGCGCCATGCGGGTCGCCGGCTTGTGGAGGCACTAGCATGGAGGAGCCAAGCCGGGAGGAACTCCCTGCTCCATCATCGCGGGCGTCGCCGTCGCAAAGCCTCCCCGCTGTTACGGAGGCTCCTCCGACATACTGGTTCGCTCGCCCTCGTAGAGCCGATTCCATGACAATGTCATATGATCCACAGGCAACTGAGTCCAAACAATCAGAATTGGATCTACCACTTTCAACACCTCAATCGCAATTCAACGACTCCTCCATAGCTTCAGAGGAGAAGCAGTGGGAGGTAGCACAAGATCAGCAAGACTCGGATTCCTCTGCAGATAGCTCTCCACTTCGTGAACCGCAGGCCCCACTCGTGCCTATCTTGAGAACTCCTTCCGGTGAGGTGGTGTATGGCATTACTGATGATCCAGTAGCTGCACAAGCTTATCACTGGGCCTATCGCAAGTACGAGGAGAAACTAG CTCGTCAGGAACAATTACCGACACTAAGGTCATCATCTTGTGCTTCCTCTTGTACTACGGAATGTTATAGCCCCAAGCAGAAGAAAATATTCCTAAATGCTTCCAAATCTGTTGTGAGCCTTTCAGCTTATCACG ATGGTACGGAGATTAACCAATGTACTGGTATTGTTGTTGAGTGGGATGATGTAAAAAAAACTGCTATAATTCTCACTTCTGCTTGGATTATTTGCACAAAGAAACCCTTCGATGATTGGTCATACAAGGATTATGCTCCTGAGGCTAAG TGTGGTACTGGAGGTGCATTGGCAGATTTTAGTGGAAACATTGTGGGGATGTTATTCTGCACGTTACCTATTGTTGCTTTCATACCAAGCTCTCTAATCCTTACGTGTATGAGATTGTGGAGAAATTTTGG GCAACTTGTTCGACCTCAGCTTGGCTTGAAGTTAAGAACAGTGGATTTTCTAGAAATGGCGCATATTGAGCTATTGTCCCGTAAATACAACATTGCCTCTGGTCTTATTGTAAGAGAG GTTTTTTCTCAGTGTGCTGCTGAGAAACATGGCATTCGAGTTGGTGATGTTATTCTCTCATGCCAAGGAGAGAACATTTCAAATGTAACTCAG ttgGAAGATATACTGTTGGGTGTTGGTGAGAGACACCTTGAGAAGGGTAATGACTCGGGCTCTAAAGTTGATGTTGAG GTTGGTGTATTTCATGTACGTAAATGTTCTAGAAGACTTGTCACTTTGACAGTAGAGTTGTCCGATGGTATTGAAGTCTTTCACTAA
- the LOC4333648 gene encoding protein P21, with protein MASLANSSVHLLLLVVVLAAAADAVTFTIVNKCGYTVWPAALPSGDGNQLDPGQSWAVYVPAGTKGARVWGRTGCGFISGGSLGQCQTGDCGGTLRCAAVGAPPVTVAEFSLGQASKDDYFDISLVDGFNAPMAIVPAAAGGRRCPRGGPRCAAEITLQCPGELRAKAGCSNPCRGNSTCGPTKDTEFFKKLCPETVTYARDGQGTTFTCPAGTDYQIVFCP; from the coding sequence ATGGCGTCCCTCGCCAACTCTTctgtccacctcctcctcctcgtcgtggtgctcgccgccgccgccgatgcggtGACGTTCACCATCGTCAACAAGTGCGGGTACACCGTGTGGCCGGCGGCGCTGCCGTCGGGCGACGGCAATCAGCTCGACCCGGGGCAGAGCTGGGCCGTGTACGTGCCGGCGGGCACCAAGGGCGCGCGCGTGTGGGGGCGCACGGGCTGCGGCTTCATCTCCGGCGGCAGCCTAGGGCAGTGCCAGACGGGCGACTGCGGCGGCACGCTGCGGTGCGCGGCCGTCGGCGCGCCGCCCGTCACGGTGGCCGAGTTCTCGCTGGGCCAGGCGAGCAAGGACGACTACTTCGACATCTCGCTCGTGGATGGGTTCAACGCGCCAATGGCCatcgtgccggcggcggcgggcgggcggcggtgccCCCGCGGCGGGCCTCGGTGCGCGGCGGAGATCACGCTGCAGTGCCCCGGCGAGCTGCGCGCCAAGGCCGGGTGCAGCAACCCGTGCAGGGGGAACAGCACGTGCGGGCCGACCAAGGACACGGAGTTCTTCAAGAAGCTGTGCCCGGAGACGGTCACCTACGCCCGGGACGGCCAAGGCACCACCTTCACCTGCCCCGCCGGCACCGACTACCAGATCGTCTTCTGCCCATGA
- the LOC4333649 gene encoding alpha-amylase/trypsin inhibitor: MAAPAILRLLPLLLLAAAANAATFTITNKCQITVWAAAVPSGGGQQLDPGQQWVIDVPAGTTGGRVWARTGCSFDGSGNGRCQTGDCGGVLRCAAYGQPPNTLAEFALNQFSNLDFFDISLIDGFNVPMDFLPAGDGAGCAKGGPRCEADVAGQCPSELRAPGGCNNACTVFKQDQYCCTGSAANNCGPTNYSQFFKGLCPDAYSYPKDDQTSTFTCPAGTNYQVVFCP; the protein is encoded by the coding sequence ATGGCAGCTCCCGccatcctccgcctcctccctcttctcctcctcgccgccgccgcgaacgccGCCACGTTCACCATCACCAACAAGTGCCAGATCACCGTGTGGGCGGCAGCCGTGCCGTCCGGCGGCGGGCAGCAGCTGGACCCGGGGCAGCAGTGGGTGATCGACGTGCCGGCCGGCACGACGGGCGGGCGCGTGTGGGCGCGCACGGGCTGCAGCTTCGACGGCAGCGGCAACGGGCGGTGCCAGACGGGCGACTGCGGCGGCGTGCTGCGGTGCGCGGCGTACGGGCAGCCGCCCAACACGCTGGCGGAGTTCGCGCTGAACCAGTTCAGCAACCTCGACTTCTTCGACATCTCCCTCATCGACGGATTCAACGTGCCCATGGActtcctccccgccggcgacggcgccgggtgCGCCAAGGGCGGGCCGCGGTGCGAGGCGGACGTGGCGGGGCAGTGCCCGAGCGAGCTGAGGGCGCCCGGCGGGTGCAACAACGCGTGCACGGTGTTCAAGCAGGACCAGTACTGCTGCACCGGCTCGGCGGCGAACAACTGCGGCCCGACCAACTACTCGCAGTTCTTCAAGGGGCTCTGCCCGGACGCCTACAGCTACCCCAAGGACGACCAGACGAGCACCTTCACTTGCCCGGCCGGCACCAACTACCAGGTCGTCTTCTGCCCATGA